The Stieleria maiorica genome includes the window CAAATTGTGTTCCGCAGCGGACTGGACGACCAAGTGGGTTTTGGCCTTTTCCGGCGGCGGCGCCAATGCGGCCGATGGCTTGGCGGTGGCGTGACGCTTTGTCGGCTTGCGACGCTTGACGCCCATCACTTTGGCCAGCGCCGCCCCGGTGTGGCTGTCCATGTTCTTGGCGATCTCGGCCGGACGTCCCGCGGCAACGATTTTGCCCCCACCGGCGCCGCCTTCGGGGCCCAGATCGAGTACGTAATCGGCCGTCTTGATGACGTCCAGGTTGTGTTCAACGATCACCACCGTGTTGCCTCGATCGGCCAAGCCGTGGATCACGCGGAGCAACAATTCGATGTCGGCAAAGTGCAGCCCCGTCGTCGGTTCGTCCAACACGTACAACGTCTTGCCGGTTTCGCGTTTACTGAGCTCGCGTGACAGCTTGATCCGCTGTGCTTCGCCGCCGGAAAGCGTCGGGGAGGGTTGACCGAGTTTCAGATACTCCAAGCCGACGTCGACCAGCGTTTGCAGTTTTTCGGCGACCTTGGGGACGTTTTCGAACAACTTGAGGGCCTGGGCGATGTCCATCTCCAGCACGTCGGCGATCGAAGCACCCTTGAACTGGACCGACAGCGTTTCGCGGTTGTAACGTTTGCCGCCGCAGACCGGGCACGTCACCCAGATGTCGGCCAGGAAGTCCATTTCCAGCTTGGTCGCACCGTTGCCGTCGCAAGCCGCACAGCGTCCGCCGTCGACGTTGAAACTGAATCGGCTGGCGGTGTAGCCCCGCGTTTTCGCTTCGGTCAGTTTGGCGAACAGGTTGCGGATTTCGTCAAAGACTTTGACGTACGTCGCCGGGTTGCTGCGTGGCGTTCGGCCGATCGGTGATTGGTCGATCGCGATCGTCTTGTCCAGAAAGTCCAGACCGCTGATCGAATCGTGGTCCCCGGGTTCGCATTCGGCGCCGTTCAGTTCGCGGCGCAATGCCGGTTCCAGAATGCCGCCGATCAGCGAACTTTTTCCGCTGCCGGAAACCCCGGTCACGCAGGTCACGGTTCCCAGCGGAATCGTCGCGTCGACGTTTCGCAGGTTGTGAAATCGTGCGCCGTGAATCGTCAGCTGTTCCTCGCCATCGATCGGACGCAGTGTTTCGGGGATTGCGATTTGTCGATTCCCGGCGAGATATTGGCCGGTGACGCTGCGTTTGTTGCTGCCCAATTCGTCGGCGCCTCCGATGCCGACGATTTCGCCGCCACGGACGCCCGGGCCGGGACCGAAATCGACGATCCGATCGGACGCCCGCATTGTGTCTTCGTCATGTTCGACCACGATCAGGGTGTTGCCGGCGTCGCGCAGCCGCACCAGTGTTTCGATCAACCGATCATTGTCGCGGGCGTGCAATCCGATCGAGGGCTCGTCCAAGATGTACAACACGCCGACCAGACCGCTGCCGATCTGACCGGCCAGTCGAATGCGTTGCGATTCGCCGCCGGAGAGCGTGGGCGCGGTTCGTCCCAGGGTCAGATAGTCCAAACCGACGCCGAGCAGAAATCCCAGCCGCGTGCGGATTTCTTTCAGCGCTTCGGCGGCGATTTTGGCATCGGTTTCTCCGAGACTGATTTCGCCAAAGAAGTCGCTCAGCTGGTCGATCGACAGTTCGCACAAATCGGGCAGCGAGAGCGCGCTGCGATCTTGGAACGTGGCCGACGCGGTCGTGATCGTCGCCGCACTGGCCTGTCGATTCAGCCGCCGGCCTTCACAATCGACGCAATCGATCGTGTTCATGTGTTTTTCAAGATGCCGCAACTGCATCTTGTTCTTGGTCGTCCGGTAGCGATCCAGAAGTTCGGGAATGAATCCGTTGAACGAACCGCTGTACTTGCGACTCTTGCGGCCGCCGCGCCACGTCAATTCGTACGTCGACTCGCTGCCCCACAACCACAACTTTTGTGCGTCGGCGGGAAGGTCACGCCAACGCGTCTCCAGCATCGTCCCCGGATCAAGCTCCAACTGCTTGTCCATCGCCGTCGCAAAGCCTTTGTAGATGTGGCGGCGATAGCGACCGATGTCGCCCCACTTGCCCAACATCGTGATCGCCCCCTTGCGGATCGACAGCGATTCGTCGGGGATGATCAATTCGGGGACGAACGTGTACAGGTGCCCGAGTCCGTCACAGGCCTCGCACATCCCCTGGGGGCTGTTGAAGGAGAACAACTGGGGCGTCGGTGCGCGGAAGCTTTCGCCACAGGAGCCGCAGGAGTAGCGTGACGAGAACAAGATGTCTTCTTTGGCCGGCCTCGCCGAATCGCTGTTGGGATCCGAAAGCGACACGATCAGCGATGCATCGCCCAGCTTCAGGGCTTGGTCGACCGCCTCGTTGATGCGGCCGCGGTCGCGGTCATCGATTCCCACGCGGTCGACCACGACTTCGACGTCGTGGCGGCGGGCGCGATCCAGCGGCGGCGGGTCGGACAGCAGGATCGTCTCGTTGTCGACGCGTGCTCGTGTGAACCCCTGTTTACGCAGATCTTCGAACAAGTCCTTGAACTCGCCCTTGTGCCCCCGCACCAGCGGCGCCAAAACCCAGATCGTTTGTTCCGGATCCAGGTCCAAGATCCGTGACGTGATCGCGTCGGACGGTTGGGCGGCGATGGGGACGTGGCAATTGGGGCAATTCGGTGTCGCGACCCGGGCGAACAGCACCCGCAGAAAATCGTAGATTTCAGTGATCGTCCCGACGGTGCTGCGGGGATTGTTGCCGGTCGATTTTTGGGCGATCGAAATCGAAGGGCTCAGTCCGCTGACCAAATCGACGTCGGGTTTGGGCATCTGCCCCATGAATTGCCGCGCGTAATTCGAAAGCGACTCGACGTAGCGACGTTGGCCTTCGGCGTACAGCGTGTCGAAGGCCAAGGAGGACTTTCCGCTGCCCGACACACCGGAAAAACAGACCAGTTCGCCGCGGGGCAGAGTCAGATTGACATCACGGAGGTTGTGCTCGCGGGCACCCTTGACCAGGATTTCGGTCGTCGACATTCGGGCAATTTCGTGGTCAGTAGAAGACGGCATTCCTTGTCCGGGTAGTCTACAGGGAGCGTCAATTTGGCGAAATGACCGGAAAATCTGGACCGCTCTGCGGCTAATTCGTGATTGGGCTGGGAAAGAAGTGGGACCTCGGCGGGAAACGCAGTGATACTGAACGCCTCTCCCACTGATGCCAGGCTAGCGGTCTGCCACAGCTTCGTTTTCCAATGGGCGGGACAGTCGCCGTCCTCTCCGAGGTCGGCGCGGGGAAAAGCTTCGCTTTTGGGGTGCCGAGTTCGGAGAACACGGCGACCCAAGGAACCCATCGTCAAGTACGAAAATTGAGCTGCGGTAGACCACCAGAAGCCTCGCCCACCGCCCCAATGCACATCCCACACTTCCCCGTTTGCCGATGCAGCTCTACTACTTCCTGGCCGTCATCCTCTCGCTCAGTTTGGGGTCGCTGCCCGCATCCAGCCAATCGTTCGCCCGAGCAGCGGGCTTCACCGCCCTGGTGATCGTCGCTTGGTGGGTGCTGTGTTACCTGGCGGTGCGATTGGTCGTGCGATTGATCGATCAAGGCGAAGTGGACGCGCGGGTCGGCTACGATTGGTTTGATCGGCAAACCGAGTGTTTTCGTTGGTTTTCTTTGGGATTGGTGCTGCTTTGTCTGGGGGGATTCGGGCTCGGCCGCAATTTCGATCAACTGCCGGTGGTGCAAGATTCGTTGGCGTTGCAGGCGACGGTGCTGCTGTTTCCTGCGATGGCGATGATGTCCGGATTATGGGCGGGCGAGTATCTGTTTGCGGCGCGGCTGGGGTTGGTGCGGCCCAACGTGTGGGCAGGATTGAAGTCGATCGTTGCGACGCTGCGTTGCAGCGTCGGCTGGCTGATCGCACCGATCGTCGGCATTTTGGCACTGATCGACTTCGTCTCGCTGACATCGATCGGGGATCAGGTGCCGCCGTGGGTGGCCTGGGGCGCGCTTGGGCTGGTGCTGGTCGCCGGGATCCCGGTCTTGGTCCGACGCATCTTTCCGACGACGCCCCTGGATGATGCGACGCTGCACTGGATCCGATCCGTTGTTGCCGCTGCCGGGATCCCACGCTGCAAGATCGTGCAGTGGGACACGGGACTGCGAACCCACAATGCGATGATCGCCGGTTTGCTGGGGCGTTTTCGCGTGCTGATGTTGAGCGACCGGTTGGTCCGAGAGCTCAGCCGAGAGGAACTTGCGATGGTGATTTTGCACGAGGTGGCGCATGCGAGACGGCATCACGTGCCGCTGCGGATTGCCGCGCTGGTTCCCGCCTGGCTGGCCGGCGCGGCGCTAGAGCGGGGACTGATGCACGATTCGCTTTCTGCTTGGGTGGCGGATTGGGCAACGGATTGGGCCGGAACGCTTGGTAGCGCCCTGAGTCTGCTGGCCACCGTGTTGATCTTGCGAATCGTCAGCTACCGCAGCGAATACGACGCCGATGCGGTCGCCTGTCGTTTGGCGCCGACGGTCTCTCAAGTTTGCGCCGACGTTCCGCCGACCGAGAGCGAAGCGGGACACCAGCTCGCCGCGGCGCTGCTGCGAGTGACCGAAGACAGCGACGCGGCCCGCAAGCCGACGTGGTTGCATCCCGGCATCGGCGATCGCATCGACGCGTTTGCCGGATAAGACGGTCAAAAGACCGCAAACGAAACAACGACCATGGTGGGACTGGGCAGGACGCCTCAACAAACATCAGTTCTACCCAGGCACGACGAGCTGTCGAGCCGGCGAGAATCAGGCCAAACCGGCTTTGACGTCGCGGACGATCTGTTTGGCGATGTCATCCAGGTCCAGGTCGGGGGCGGCCAGATGCAAGCCCATGCTGTGGGATTTGTTCATGAATCGATAGTCGATTTGAAAGTCCACCGCATTGTCGGCCAACATGGCTGACAGGGTGCCCTCGAATGAGACTTGGTCGATCATGAACAGGTCGTCATGGTGCTCGGCCACAAACGCCAACGCTCCGACCGCACCGGTCGCGACTTCCTCGGCGGCTTGGACCGCCAATTGGGCGACATCCAGGGCCGCGTTCTTGAGGGCCAGTTCCGCGTTGATGCGAATCACTTCCGGATGAGCCTCGGGGCCGGCGGCGTCAAGGATCCAGCCCGCCGACGCGCGAACGGCCGACATGGTCGCGTTGGCGACATTCAACGATCCCTGGGCGGCCAAGCGAAGTCCCTTGGTGGAGGCGTACCTGGCGTAGGTTGCGACTTCGTACGCTCGACGTTGAGCGTAGTTGTACCACTTGGCTTGCTTGCGGCTGCGAACGGCCTTGCGCCACGTCGAATAGCGGGCGCTTTCGGTTTTTCGGAGCGAATTGACTTTGGAGGAAAGTGACGCGACCGCTTTTTCCGCCGCCGCCAAATTCGATTTGATCTCGTCGAAATCGCGTTGGGCTTCCTTGATCGCAGTGTCACGTTCGCCGATCAGCTTGTCGACCTCCCGCTGTGCCGCATCGAGGCCGGCTTGGGCTTTGTCAAAATCCTTGCGGGCCTGGTCGATCCAATCGTTCAATCCTCCGGCGACCTTGCCCTCCAGCGTCGCGCTCAAATCATTGCGAACCACCGCACGGTAGGTCCAGAACGGAACGCCGATCGACGAAGCCTCGAATTCGTAATCCACCATGCCTAATCCGTCGACTTCCGTCGTGATGTTGTAATACATCCGGCGTGGCGTGATGTGAATGTCGACGTCGTGGGAGACGCCCAGCATCTTGACACCGCCGCTGACGATGAAGTGATCCTGGCTGCTCTCGGACATCAGGATGTCAATGTTGACGTCGGTGACCGAAAGGGCGCCCAAGTCGAACGCCCGCGTCCACGCTTTCAGTCGGACGACCGGTGTAATTCCGGTGCGATCGATCAATCCATCGACGCGACCGGCCAAGTTTCCTTTGATGTACAGTTCGCCCCGGACGCCGATGCCGTCTTCGATGCCAAGTTCGACATCGCCACCGAGCGGGGCAATGTTGAGGACAACGTCACGAATCTCGAACGTCGGCGTTTTGCTCGGGTCGG containing:
- a CDS encoding M48 family metalloprotease encodes the protein MQLYYFLAVILSLSLGSLPASSQSFARAAGFTALVIVAWWVLCYLAVRLVVRLIDQGEVDARVGYDWFDRQTECFRWFSLGLVLLCLGGFGLGRNFDQLPVVQDSLALQATVLLFPAMAMMSGLWAGEYLFAARLGLVRPNVWAGLKSIVATLRCSVGWLIAPIVGILALIDFVSLTSIGDQVPPWVAWGALGLVLVAGIPVLVRRIFPTTPLDDATLHWIRSVVAAAGIPRCKIVQWDTGLRTHNAMIAGLLGRFRVLMLSDRLVRELSREELAMVILHEVAHARRHHVPLRIAALVPAWLAGAALERGLMHDSLSAWVADWATDWAGTLGSALSLLATVLILRIVSYRSEYDADAVACRLAPTVSQVCADVPPTESEAGHQLAAALLRVTEDSDAARKPTWLHPGIGDRIDAFAG